In a genomic window of Phyllostomus discolor isolate MPI-MPIP mPhyDis1 chromosome 5, mPhyDis1.pri.v3, whole genome shotgun sequence:
- the TFAM gene encoding transcription factor A, mitochondrial — protein sequence MPLLRGVWGVLSALGKSGADLCADCGSRLRSPFSFVYIPRWFSSTLRSYPKKPMTSYVRFSKEQLPIFKAQNPGARNSELIKKIAELWRELPDSQKKVYEDAYKADWQAYKQELIRIEEELTPSQRVTLEKEMMQKRLKKKSIIKKRELTLLGKPKRPRSAYNIFISERFQEAKDGTSQLRLKAVNESWKNLTSSQKQVYIQLAEDDKVRYFNEIKSWEAQMVEVGREDLLRRKVKPPAKSAEECK from the exons ATGCCGCTTCTTCGGGGTGTGTGGGGCGTGCTGAGTGCCCTGGGAAAGTCGGGAGCGGATCTCTGCGCGGACTGTGGGAGCCGACTGCGCTCCCCTTTCAG ttttgTGTATATACCGAGATGGTTTTCATCCACCTTGAGAAGTTATCCAAAGAAGCCTATGACTTCATATGTTCGCTTTTCTAAAGAACAGCTACCCATATTTAAAGCTCAGAACCCAG GTGCGAGAAATTCAGAACTGATTAAAAAAATCGCAGAGCTATGGAGGGAACTTCCTGATTCACAGAAAAAA gtATATGAAGATGCTTACAAGGCAGACTGGCAGGCATACAAACAAGAGCTAATCAGAATTGAAGAAGAGCTAACTCCAAGTCAGAGGGtaactttagaaaaagaaatgatgcaaAAACGTTTAAAAAAGAAATCGATAATAAAAAAGAGA GAGTTAACACTGCTTGGAAAACCGAAAAGACCTCGCTCAgcttataacatttttatatctgaACGCTTCCAAGAAGCTAAGGATGGTACCTCGCAG TTAAGGCTGAAGGCTGTAAATGAAAGCTGGAAAAATCTTACTAGTTCTCAAAAGCAA GTATATATTCAACTTGCCGAAGATGATAAAGTTCgttattttaatgaaatcaaaTCTTGGGAAGCACAGATGGTTGAAGTTGGACGTGAAGATCTTCTTCGTCGCAAAGTGAAGCCCCCAGCAAAAAGCGCTGAGGAGTGTAAATAG